The Cynocephalus volans isolate mCynVol1 chromosome 16, mCynVol1.pri, whole genome shotgun sequence DNA segment CTATACCCCTGGCGCAGTACCTtaatagttgctcaataaatgttggctgaataaatgagtgaatcaatgacaacttatttttttaatttgagccTTGACTGCCATTTGCCGGCAGTTTGACTCAAGAAAAGCCAAGTACCCTGTTGAGCTTTCCTAGTTCACAAAGTAGCAATAATAAAGTCCACAGCTCCTGGCGGGTGCGAGGCTCTCAAGAGGAAGCGCCACACAGATGTGTGCTCAGGGCCTGGGCACTCACTGCCTAAGACTCCAGCCCAATGAAAACAcagaaacttttttgttttttaacttttataacaATATAGAAATGGGAATAGAAATGGACATTTAGGGGAGGGGGAAGGCAAATTCTTGCAAAGAAGCATTtttcgttttttcttttcttttcttttctttctttctttctttctttcttttttttttttttggtggttggagGGTATAGGGatcttggtgttttaacaccgcTCTCTAACCACCGGAGCTAACCGACCAGctccttacatttttaaaaagcgcTATTTTCTAAGGCAGAACTAAAAAAGCGGGAAATAGTTCGGTGGGATAGGGGAAGTTTTAGCCGTGCTGGAACTTCGATGATCGGCGATCTTAAGCGTCCCGAAGTCTCTCACGGTCTCAGCAGTTCTTTAAGTCGGCCTGTCTGCTGAGGGCAGAAAAAAGTAATGGGCATTAGAAACCAGAAGTCAAAAATATGCAGCTCATCCCACCCTTCTTTTAGTTTCGGCCGGCTATTCAGACAGTTAGGGTCAGGGTTCTCGGAATAGCCTCGCCAGCATGTACACCTGGTCTCAGTATCCAGCTACCCCTGGACACAGGGTCTATCAACGCCAGAGCCCTCCAGACGCCACCGAACCGTCGAGCTTCCCTGCTCCAGGCGCGCTGGCCGCTGCCGCACTCCAGGCCCCCGCGGGCGAGGCCAGGGAGAGCGCGGCCGCACCGCCCACGGAGTTGCAAGAGGAAAACGGGTACCTAATGAGTGCCAGGTGCTTGCCCAACACAACGCGTGGCGCGAACGCGTAAAGATGTCGTCTTGCCCTTCGCGTGTTCCCAAGCGTCTCTTGAACGTGGTGCACAGCGAGCCAGCGAGCTCGCTGTGACCAAAGGGTTCTTCAGGATCCCGCGCCGCTCGACGGTTATGGGAAACTTCGGTACAAGTCCCATGGTCCTCCTCCCCACGCCTCTTCCAAACCCGCCGATGCCTATCATTTCTAACACAAAATGGTTGCTCCCTTTTTTTGACCTACAAGGACCCTATAAGATCTGTCTTCTGCTCTTCTCTCTAACCTCCTCGCGATCACGCTCCCGCTCGCTAACCGCCCTCTCAACCCTCGATGTCCACTAACCCTGGGCACAGGGTCTATCTACTCTAGACCCTGCCGAGCCTCGCTGATCCAGCAGCGCGTCCACCCTGCCTGGCTGCTTGGGGCCCATGTGGGCACTTGAGAGTCTCTCAGCCTCCAGTGGCTACTTTTTCACCATTCAGGCTTTCTGACTACTCTAGCCTCTCCTCCTATTCACACTTCACCCTTATCCATCGCATTGGTTTTACAATCTCACTCTCTTGAAATACGTTATCTTGCTTAAACTCTATTTCccagaatgtaagctctatgagggcaggaTTCCTGTTTTTATGTCTCTTACACTTAGAGCAGGGCTGATCACGTAGTAGCGTCTTAACTACAGAAGTAACTGTGCTTGGAGAGGAGGGATTGGAGAGAATGAagcaaggaaggagggaggaagggcggGCGAAAGGACGGAAGGAAAGAAGGATGCAAGGACGGACATGTATACTTAAGGGTCGCTTAATTTATTCATCTGCCTGTGGTCCAGTTCAATAGTCTGCTCCTTCTCGTCCTCAGTTCCTCAGGTTTCTTGCTCCGCTCCTCAACAGAGATGTGATTGGCCTCTGGTCCTATACCGCGTCCCTGATGGTGGGCCGACTAAAGGAGATCTTCATTCAGGCCTTTCACTTCGAAGGCGCGCAGCTTTCGCCTTCTGTATTCACAGCACCGCCCAGGAAAGGTCCTAGAGCTAGACTCTCCACCGGTCCTCTGAAGTTCCCCTAAGACCTAGGGAGCCCACTGCCCCAGTCCTGAGCCAAAATAGGATAGATTTCAGTATCCTTAAAGTCATGTTTTACCTTAAACATTcgtgttaattttgtatattgCTTCATATatctatttagttttttttttttttttaaatgcccctccagaaaaaaatgagtgaagtTGGCACTTCAGGCAgacaggggtgggggtagggggatggaactgtgggggggggggaaggctTTGAGGTCGCAGAAGGGAAAGGCTAAGAGGACCACAATTCCACATTTCTCACTCAGCGATCTCTTGGCAGAAACAGAAAGCttaagagaagaaggaaaagagagggtCTCTGCCTCCGATAGAGTCCAGAAAATCCAGGTGTGCAGATTGCCAGTGCTGGCAAGTTCTCCATCCCTGATGGCCCCAGAACCCCGTAGGGGAACCCTGGGAAAACTCCACCGCATGAAGTGGAAAGGCAGATTTAGTAGCGTTGCGTAATAGACCTGGGAATGACAAATGTCCAAATGGTGCCACGCACAACTGGGTTAGGAAATTGTGGGGCTGATCCAGTCACGTAGATATTAAAGTAGGGGAACTTATAGAGGCCCTGTGAGTGGATGTGGCTGGCCAGCTACTTTGGAGGAATGTTCAACTCCGCGATCTAGGCCTGGAGCTGCAGGgagggtctgtgtgtgtgtgtgtgtgtgtgtgtgtgtgtgtttcacttGCACAAGTTCATTTCAGGCTATttctcgtgtgtgtgtatgtgtgtgtgtgtgtgtgtgtgtgtgtgtgtgtgtgtgtgtgtgtgtgtgtgtgtgtgtgtttcacttGCACAAGTTCATTTCGGGCTATTTCTCGTCTGCTGCCCAGACGAGGCAGCGCGATGAGAGACTCAGGGTGTCTCCTGGGTTGTACTGTGAGCTTCGGTGAGACCTGAGACCTGTTCTTCCACGCTCAGTTTTCTCTCCTGGAAAATGACTGCGCTGAACTTCGGAAGCTCTTAGGGTCCAAATTCTTAGACCGTCAGTCCTCACCTGGGGGACCTTCCGCAGCGTCTGTGCGGGCGTGGCTGCCGCCATCGGTGTCCCCCGCGGCCGCGCGCAGGTACCGGGCGACGTCGCGGTGGCCCCGCTCCTCAGCCAGGTCCACGGGCAGGCGGCCCCAGGCGTCGCGCACGTCCAGCCGCGCCCCGGCCCGGTGCAGCGCCACCAGCGTTTCCAAGAAGCCCTCCCGGGCGGCGTCGTGCACCGGTCGGGTGAGGGTGGCAGGGTCCGCGCAGTTGGGCTCGGCGCCGTGGAGGAGCAGCAGCTCGGCCACGCGGGTGCTGCCCATCATCATGACCTGCGGGAGAGAGCGAGTGGTCAGGCGAGGGTGAGGGCAAAATTGATTGAAAGAAACCCTTTTTGTGAagcccctctccacccccaccccttacAGACGCCTGTACAAGACACAGGTGTCTACCGACCCTTCATTAGCTTCCAGTTACCAACTCCCTTGTCCAAGTCTCCCACCCATTTCATTTTTTAGTACACATTGAATTCCATTATATTCTCTAACTTTATGCGGAGCTCTAGTCACAGGCAGAAAACTTCCAGAGGCACAGACAACAACAAAAGGGTGAAGGGCAGACTGGTTTTTACTACAGCCTAACTTCCTGTATTTTCCCTCTTATTTTGAGATGAAATTATATTAGGCTCAGAGATTTTGTTTAGTCATTGCTGTATATCCAAGTCCCCAATGTggtaattgttaaaaaaaaaaaaaaaaaattaaatacttaattctcacaaaactTTTAAGTTATCCTTAGCTTCCCAGAATGttaaatttcaattctttttttaaaattgaattggctttttaaaaagtatatattgacaaattatagCTATATATGTTTATGGGGAACAGAGcaatattatgattttttagTACAATGTGGactgattaaatcaagctaattaaccaATCCATCACCTCAAGTATTTgacattttttgtgatgagaacaggAGATTTACTCTCTTAGTGATAACTGAAATTTACAGTACGCAGTTATCAgctatattcaccatgctgtgcaatagagcttaaaaaaaaaaaaatcaaacatttctcCTAACTGAGGCATTGTATCCTTTGATTATCATCTTCCcatccccctgccccagcctctggtaatcaccattctactctccacttttatgaattcaattgttttaaattccacatataagtgagaacgtgtggtatttctctgtgtttagctcatttcacttagcataatgttttccagttCTGAAACTTCAATTTCTTTAAGCATAAAATGAGAAAGCTTGTCTAAATTACCCCTGAAATTCCTTCCTGTGGTAGGCTGAATGATACACCCCAAAGATGTCCTAATCCTCAAAAGCCGTGACTatattaccttacatggcaaaggagaatttacagatgtgattaaattaaggatcttgagagaAATTATCCCAAATTATCAAAGTGGGCCCAGCATAGTCACAAGGGTTCTATGAAAGGGTCACAGTCAGAGAGAAGATAGAAGAATGGAAGCAAAAGTCAGAGAGAAGATGcaggggccatgagccaaagaatATGATGGTTACGtgaagctggaaaaggaaaggagggtATCTTCAGAGCTTCTAAGGAGAATGGAGCCCTGTGGACCCATTTTAGATTTCAGACCTCCAGAACCGTGGAataataattttgtgtttgttttagccactaaatttgtgataatttattacagcagcaataggaaactacaAAATTTCTCAAGCTTATGATTTGAGAGTTCATTAAACAGGAGATATTCACCTCTTTTGTTCCTAAATCATCTTTGAAACAAAGCCATTCctaatgaggaattttaaaattatgtccaCAGTCACAGCAACCTTACAATTTGAGTGTTGCATTGTGGGTGGCCATGGTAAACAATTGTTTTTAGGGTAAACATTATTTGGTTATATCAGTTCAGGGACAGTGACTTTATAAAGAAGAACTACTGTGTTTTGGTTACATTCTGTATCAACTAAACACAAATTACTTCATGTATCTAAATCAGGAAACCTTAATAAATTGTATTATGGTTGTTGAGTCCTGCCCTGAAAAAGTGAAACTGATTTAGCTTTCAAAAAGGCATGGAGAAAATACAAGTGAACCAAATTacagctacaaaaagaaaaaaatattgcagtGCACTGTTCTGTGTATCCAATGAAGTCTTTCATCTTGGTTGTAAAACTGGTCTTAAatgttttgcttatattttatggTACAAAAACGCTGAAAAGTAACCCACACATAAGTATTTAAATCATAATAGcactcaaaagcaaaaagaaaagaatcaactAAATAAATTATAGGGTGTTTAAATCTATTTGATaagaaattaatttgaatttagtacttaaatttttttctacaacTATTTCTATATTAAACACTACTTTTGTTAGGattctaaatgaaaataatttccccttttctctctgttgttctcCCTATTAAAAAGCTGTCAAAACTAATTAttcaactctttttcttttttgtatctaAACAAATAAGGTctcttttaacatattttagaaCTCCAATGCCAAATTCCCGGTCTCCAAACTGctgacaaaattttagaaatgttaaattaTGAATCACCCGTGCATTACTTTTAAGAACTCATCTTGTGCAGCTCTCAACCTCTCTAGTCTAAAAACCTCTCCACACTTTGAATCCTAAGTAATCTCAAGGTTTAACacattttggctttttatttatatctgtattttaatgCTTATAAAGTTTATTCTTTGTAGAATAGTTTCAGTAAAGGAAGTCATTTGTGAAGTTGGTGAAGTTTCGAGTTCCTTTCCTTTGTCTTGCTATGCTGGAGTTTTTGCAATGTGTATTTGTTtcatacacattttcttttccagaattaAATATCATTGTCGCCACTGGGAATAAAACTAGGTTGATGAGTGCCAGGAATAGTTTGTTTTTAGCCTGAAATTTAGGAAATCAGTGAAGTCAAAAAACTCACCAataccctccccaccccccctccACCCCCGAGTGGGAAGGAGAGATATGGCACTTCTCAACAATGAAGGATTGAAAAGTCTATCTCAGGTAAGTTAAACTACATCATGTAagttaaaaaatagcaaaaataataggAGATACACTCACAATGGTAACTAAATTGACGACATTATCTCAGGTGAGATCGCATCAATGTTTTTCTTCATGAATGTCTGCCTTTATTTCCTATGTTCCTACAACAAGCATGTATTTTCCTTACTcagttacaataaaaataaacacaattgtAGCTCCTTCTGATTAATTTCAATCGCCATTTATTACAACATACACGGCAGTAGATTTCCACCGAAAGCTCTCCTCGCAAGGAAAACAATAAGCTCCACTCAGGGATCTTTGAGTTCGGAGCTAAGCTGTCAGTCGCAGCAAATCTTACATTTCTTCAAAACTCGCATTTTCTCCCAAAGGTCTGTAGATTTTGTATCTGACAGGGAACACTCCTCGATCTAATACTAATATCTTTCCCCCGACTCCCTACCCCCCAGATCTTCACAGCATTCAGATTTGCAGCCCACGTGCCTCATCATTCCTCCCGTGGCTTTCCGAGACCCGAGGACGTCGCCAGAAGGAGGTCTCCGATTCCAAACCCCATCTGCAAACTCCCTGGGAACTCTCCCTTTTCCCAGAATCGCGGCGGCGCTACCTGACTCCGATTCCGCTGCTAACCTCGTCCTCCAGAATTGCCCGCCATCCCCTTCTCCGGCTGCAGCCGGCGACCTACCTGAATGGGGCTCCGGCCGCAGCGGTTCCGCGCGTTGGGCTGCGCCCCCGCCTCGAGCAGCGCCCGCACTTCTTCCGCCCGACCCCGGGCCGCCGCCGTGGCCAGCCTGTCTGCCGAGGACTCCATGCTGCTCCCCGCCGCTCGCTCCCTCGCTTCCTCCCTTCCTCAGCCACCGTCGAGCGCCAGAGGCCCGCCCCACCCTCTCgtgaccagccagcccctcctctTTGTTCCTCCGGGGCTTGCGGAAGAGGCCCCCAGACTCTGTCTCTCGACTCCTCCCGCAGTGCCGCGGCGTCTTTCACGTGTGCTCTGAGGAGGTGCCAATCGCTCCGAACCCGCTGGAATGCGACACCGCTGAAGGCGCCCCGAGCTGGGGCTCGCCCCGGGGCCCCGGCCGGAAGCCGCTCTCGCCCGGAGCGCGGAGAAGCGGAGGGGGGAAGGGTCCCCGGGGTGCCTGCCCACCTGCCTCTCCCCCGCGCGCCTGGCCGCCCACCGACGCCGCGCCCCGCAGCCCCGGCAGAGGCGCGCGTGGGGCTCTAGCGCGTTCACCCTGCTAAGCCAAGTTTCTCCCCTGTTGCCTTCCTCCCCGCTACAGCCCCCTGGCATTAGAAAGCTGCGCGGGCTTACCAACTGCCAAAGTCGAACCAGGGTGTTTGATGTCATAGGCAAAGTATTGCTTCCTCTCTAGATCAGAAGAAGCGGCAACGCTCCCTGGCTAGTGATAAACACCACCGGGGACCCGTATCACCAGTACGACTAGGAGGCGCCCCTTCTTCTAGATGACACACTCCTGCCCTACCTCCCCCCGCGCCCCCAGCACACACACGCTTGGCTTCCCGTATGCCAGATGCATTCCGGAGAGCCTGCCTGCCCACCAGCCTGCCCCTCCACCGCCCCCTCGTCCTTCCGAGTGTAAAACGGACGTCTGGGGCGAGGGCTTTTTTCCTCAGACACGTGCAATGCCTGGTATAAGGGCTGGCTTCTAAAAGATGGGGTCTATTTAACACGACGGGGAAGTATTCTGCCTGTAAGCAGATAGGGAAGTGGAGGAGGGAGTCCTTGGGAGGACAGGCcagaaaaagtgctcagcattcTAGAGGCACAGTTACATGGTGGTTCAGAGACCGGGCTCAAACACAGTCCTGGGGGCCATTCCTGGGTCTCCTTCCAGGTTCCCACACTTCTTCCTACTGGAAATACCTTAATTTTTCTTAGTTATAAAATCGGGGGAGGGAGGACTAAGAGTGGTCCCTATTTTATAGGGCTTTTGTGAATTTAAATGAATTGATGTACATATAAACATTAAGGACAGTGCCACAAATCTTAAGCTAATACCTGATAGCTATTAAATTATCCTTTTTGAGGATTCACTTGCAATCCTTttgtgaggcacagagaagaaaatgttctgaatagagttattaatattatataaaaggAAAGACCATGAAGACCTTAACCACGGAAAAGATGATGGGCACCCTCAAACACCCTCACATATTATGAAAAGTTAAACAGAAACTGAAGAatataacaagaaaagaaaacacagcaagGTTCTAATTTTTCCTGTGATTAttacttttttgcttttaaaaaatgtatattgcaTTCTAAAAACTGGACTGCTCATTCTTCACTGATGCCTTAAGCACATGCTTAACCTGCCTACTGGATAACCTAACTCTATTTAAaagttatgttaaaaaaaaaaaccgaatAAAAGTTATGTTTCAATCCCTAGCTGACTTCTTTAGCAGTTACAGAATACCTTGTACTTATGGTTGCTGTTAGGTCAGGTAAAACATGCAGTTTTAAAATGATGCCAATTAAAACACTTAGGGGTTATCAAATCTGTTATAAAAATCCACAATGCATTATTTTGCCATCTACATTTTCCACCATGTACATCTCAGTTATCTGGGCAGGAATGGTGTGAAAAATTCAAACTGCGACTAAAGAacataaaattcttttatttagcTTAAGGTATTTTATGATGTGGGAGGGGGAaatagtggctgtggtggtgggaaggagggaaCAGATTTCTCTTGTAATATGTCTGGCTTTTAGACCAATATCATATTTGTTTCCATCACAAAAATAATGGCTCTTAATCTTGGGGTGGGGAGAATAGTAGGCTCCTCAAGAATCTGTTGAAAGCTACAAAccctcttctttaaaaaaaaagtgtgtaatCATTGGGGGGAAAAAGGTGTGCTCACTTGCACATGTATTTCTGAATAAAACTTTCAGGGAATTCAGGGATTGCTCTAAAACTCAACTGTGGATTCCTACATCAAGAATTCTTCCAGCTCTTGTGCAATGCATCAAGCTATTGGTGAAGGAAATGGGAGATGAAGTCATATAAAAAACATTCTTTGGATGCATTATATACAGATGTGGAGGTTAATTGCTTTGGAAATACCAAGAACAGGTTTTAGATATGTATCCACTAGCTCAGGCACTTATAGGCATCCTTGGGTGTGGCCCCTTTGTTCTGGAAATTAACCACATTATCTATTATAACTCTTGAGTAAATaaatagttaataacagtgtgAAAACTTTCCCAGCTTTTTTGTCTAAACCTATCATGCTCCCAATTTACTCATCCATATCAGCCCAGACATAAGGGACAAAACCCCAGAAGAACTAAAATATAAAGACCAGGATACTGGTACTAGCGATGCCAACCTCAGATTTCACATGTTGGGATCataacatatttcaaaaaataagatgAAGCATGACAAAgagttttttgaaattttaaagtttttggttattattattaccatcatcCCCACACTTACTTTTCCTCTTCCCTGAGAATGCCATGGCCTTTTAAAGGTTTGTGCTGCCTTGGCAGGTTTGAAAATCTATACTATGAAATTTAAACCTGTCTCAATTCTGATCAGTCTTTTAAGAAAAGAGTACCACTTGTTAATTCATTCAGAGAATGGGTGGCGTAGGTTAAAGATATGAGTCTAGAGTTGAACTGCTTGCGTTCAAACCTGGACTTTTCCATTTATTGGCTCTTTAACTTTAAACAAAGTTACTTAAtgtctctgggcttcagttttctaatttgtatGACTGGGGTAATAATAGTACTTGCCTCAAATGGTCgttgtggagattaaatgaggCACTATATGTAATGCACTTTTGAGCAAAAGGAAGCTGGGAAagatatgaagaaatgaaaagggaaccAATCTCATTCCAATGGTAAAGTCTCCGTGAATGCTGAGAGCTGACATCTCTTGAGGAAAGGTGTAGGAGTATAAAGatggaaacaaagaagaaagattcCAGGCAGAAGtgagagcatgtgcaaaggcataGAAGTTTAGGAAAATTGAAAGTAATTCACTGGAATATATGGTgaaaagctggaaaaataaacttttggaaGAAAAGGAGCCTGAAAAGGAGGCTGTGAAAGTCTGCTCTTAGAGTCAGAAGGAAAACCAAGAGTAAATGGGATGGTAATAAAGTGGGGACACTGCGTGTGGACTAATCTTTCACACCTTGGCTGATGGTTCAAGGCCACGTATGGTGAAAGGCAGATGTAAGGTAGAAGAGACCTGAACACACACATACCCTGAAGAAAAAGTGCCAGGTGAAGAGAAGGGACAgttagaagagaaaaaagcaagaagTTGAGGACACAGGCAAGA contains these protein-coding regions:
- the LOC134364542 gene encoding cyclin-dependent kinase inhibitor 2A-like — protein: MESSADRLATAAARGRAEEVRALLEAGAQPNARNRCGRSPIQVMMMGSTRVAELLLLHGAEPNCADPATLTRPVHDAAREGFLETLVALHRAGARLDVRDAWGRLPVDLAEERGHRDVARYLRAAAGDTDGGSHARTDAAEGPPGED